AGCACGCGGGCATACCTGTAACGCACAGAGGCTGCGCCTCGGCGGTGACGCTCATCACGGGCCACGAGGATCCGACGAAGGGGGAGTCGGCTTTGAATTTTAAGGCGCTGGCGCAGATGCGGGGCACTATCGTCATCCTCATGGGCGTGAGCCGGCTGAAGGATAACGTCGAGGCGCTGCTCGCCGGCGGCAGGCCCCGGGACACGCCGGTGGCCGTCATCGAGCGGGGGACGACTGAAAAAGAGAGGATCACCGCGGGGACGCTGGGCAACATCGTGGGCCTGGCCGAATTAAGAGGCGTGCGCCCGCCGGCTATCATCGTCATCGGCGAGGTCGTCCGGCTCAGGAGCATACTCAAATGAAGCGGGTGGCAGTCACCCGCCCGGCGAAGTTCCTGCCGGCGGCGGCGGAGTACCTGCGCTTGAAGGGCATGGAGGCCGTGCCCGTCCCCATGATGGAGCTGGTACCCAGGAAGGACGGCGACATCGACGCCTTTCTGGAGCGGCTCAGCGCCGGCCAGGTGGACGTCATGGTCCTCACCAGCCAGAACGGCTTTTTGTTCCTTCTGGAGCGGCTCGGCGACGACGTGGAGCACTTTTTGGGCCTCATCGACGGCGTCAGGGTGCTGGCCATCGGCCCGAAGACGAAGAAGGCGCTTGAGGAGCACGCCATATGGGCGAGTCTGGTGCCCTCCACGTATTCGAGCGAGGGCATCGTCAAAGAGTTCTCGTTCCCGAGGAAGCACGTGGAAGTCCTCCGCAGCGACCACGGCAACCCGGCCCTCATAAAAGGCCTGGAAGACGGCGGGGCCGTCGTGCACGAGACCGTTCTCTACGATATCGTGCCTCTGGACGGCGAGGAGCAGGAGGCCTTCGTGCGCGAAGTGCTCGCTGGCCGCATCGACGCCTTCACCTTTACGAGCACCATGACGGCGAAAAGTCTTTTCCTCAAGGCGCAGTCCATGGGCGTTTTAAGCGAGCTGAAGCGGGCCATCAACGCGAAAAAAGTGGCAGTCATCGGGAACCCGACGGCGCAGTACCTTGCCGGGAACGGCATCCGGGTCGACGTGGTGCCCGAGAGGTTCACCTTCGAGGACATGATCGACGCGCTGGCGAAAGCGCTTTAAAGCCATCGTGGCATAATCTTCCTTTTACTGAGGTCTTATCATGGTATATTGCTCTAAATGTGGGGCCGAGATGCCCGAGGGCGCGGGCTTTTGCCCGAAATGCGGCGCACCCGCAGGCATGGAAAAGGATACGG
The Methanocella sp. genome window above contains:
- a CDS encoding uroporphyrinogen-III synthase, with amino-acid sequence MKRVAVTRPAKFLPAAAEYLRLKGMEAVPVPMMELVPRKDGDIDAFLERLSAGQVDVMVLTSQNGFLFLLERLGDDVEHFLGLIDGVRVLAIGPKTKKALEEHAIWASLVPSTYSSEGIVKEFSFPRKHVEVLRSDHGNPALIKGLEDGGAVVHETVLYDIVPLDGEEQEAFVREVLAGRIDAFTFTSTMTAKSLFLKAQSMGVLSELKRAINAKKVAVIGNPTAQYLAGNGIRVDVVPERFTFEDMIDALAKAL